In Rhodopirellula bahusiensis, the following proteins share a genomic window:
- a CDS encoding GNAT family N-acetyltransferase gives MSMETQSTTDSEQSEMDIEILRVDYTHEPHRQSLLRLLSEYANDPAIGSPGLSKRAQQRVATELAQRPNAVSLFAMINHPDHRSEAIGLANCFEVFSTFAAAPVLNVHDVMVSAPHRGKGVGSMLMQAITDLANERNCCKVTLEVYRGNRPARSLYSKNGFAGTELNSELGETLFLSKRLIGDE, from the coding sequence ATGTCGATGGAAACACAATCCACTACCGACTCAGAGCAATCCGAAATGGACATCGAAATCCTTCGAGTCGACTACACGCACGAACCCCATCGCCAATCTTTGCTGAGATTGCTTTCGGAATACGCAAACGATCCAGCTATCGGAAGCCCCGGATTGAGCAAACGGGCTCAACAACGTGTTGCCACTGAATTGGCTCAGAGACCCAATGCGGTCTCACTTTTCGCGATGATCAATCATCCCGATCACCGGAGCGAAGCGATTGGATTGGCAAACTGCTTTGAAGTCTTCTCCACCTTTGCCGCCGCTCCCGTTTTGAATGTGCACGATGTTATGGTCAGCGCACCGCATCGGGGAAAAGGAGTTGGCTCGATGCTGATGCAGGCAATCACCGATCTGGCAAACGAAAGAAACTGCTGCAAAGTGACCCTCGAAGTCTATCGCGGCAATCGACCCGCACGTTCGCTGTACTCGAAGAACGGATTCGCCGGAACCGAGTTGAATTCGGAGCTTGGCGAAACGCTTTTTCTATCCAAGCGCCTGATCGGAGACGAATGA
- a CDS encoding sulfite exporter TauE/SafE family protein has translation MLSSLTPDQIALLAVGATGIGFSKSGFPGISMLHVVLFAFVFGALESTGVLLPMLVVGDLCAIGFFGRKADWSHVRRLLPPTLVGILIGWAMMDRLNPEYFKTLVGGIILALTAVQAARLLRPKIFEKFPHQVWFSVFLGLLAGLTTMLANAAGPVVALYLIAVSLPKWELIGTSAWLFLVLNVLKLPLSYNLGLISPDTLLVGAALAPMIPIGMLSGKWLVTRVSQTWFNAILLGFTAIAAVRLMGWF, from the coding sequence ATGCTTTCATCCCTCACTCCCGATCAAATCGCACTGTTGGCAGTGGGAGCGACCGGCATTGGGTTTTCAAAATCTGGCTTCCCAGGCATCAGCATGCTGCATGTCGTGCTATTTGCCTTTGTGTTTGGAGCTTTGGAATCGACCGGTGTCCTGCTTCCGATGCTAGTGGTTGGCGATCTATGCGCCATCGGATTCTTCGGGCGGAAAGCGGATTGGTCACATGTCCGACGATTGCTTCCACCCACGTTGGTGGGCATCTTGATCGGCTGGGCAATGATGGACCGGCTGAATCCTGAATACTTCAAGACACTTGTCGGCGGAATCATCCTGGCGCTGACCGCGGTCCAAGCCGCACGGCTACTCAGGCCAAAGATATTCGAGAAATTTCCGCATCAAGTCTGGTTCTCGGTATTCCTCGGGTTGCTCGCAGGTCTAACAACGATGTTGGCCAATGCGGCGGGGCCCGTGGTAGCGCTCTACCTGATCGCTGTCAGCCTGCCAAAGTGGGAGCTGATTGGAACGAGCGCTTGGCTGTTCTTGGTTTTAAACGTTCTGAAGCTCCCCTTGAGCTACAACCTTGGGCTCATCTCACCCGATACATTGTTAGTCGGAGCTGCACTGGCACCGATGATTCCGATTGGAATGCTGTCAGGAAAATGGCTCGTCACACGAGTTTCTCAAACCTGGTTCAACGCCATTCTTCTGGGATTCACGGCCATTGCCGCCGTGCGACTGATGGGTTGGTTTTGA
- a CDS encoding RNA polymerase sigma factor: MSHTSPSNEHPTLSSMLISGVKQMDAESWTRLVGTFGPIVYRWCRTSGIPASDAPDVVQEVFASVARGIGDFQRKKQEGSFRSWLATITRNRVRDHFRRLNKLAEADGRAIGGSEALDQLHQIGEQEIADTLDSTICPASIESPLIRQVMASVESEFETRTWQAFWATTVDQQPASTVADKLGLSVASVYQAKSRVLRRLRKRMAELPE; encoded by the coding sequence ATGAGCCACACGTCGCCCTCGAACGAACATCCCACCCTGTCATCGATGCTGATTTCCGGCGTCAAACAGATGGATGCCGAAAGCTGGACCCGTTTGGTCGGCACCTTCGGCCCGATCGTCTACCGCTGGTGTCGGACCTCAGGAATTCCTGCATCCGATGCACCCGATGTGGTGCAAGAAGTCTTTGCATCCGTGGCCCGAGGCATTGGCGACTTCCAAAGAAAAAAGCAAGAAGGCAGTTTTCGTTCTTGGTTGGCCACGATCACACGCAATCGCGTTCGTGATCACTTTCGAAGGCTCAACAAACTGGCTGAGGCTGATGGACGAGCGATCGGAGGCAGCGAAGCGCTCGATCAATTGCATCAAATCGGTGAGCAAGAAATTGCCGACACGCTGGATTCCACCATTTGCCCCGCGTCAATCGAAAGCCCACTGATCCGACAGGTCATGGCATCGGTCGAATCCGAATTTGAAACCAGGACCTGGCAAGCGTTCTGGGCCACCACCGTCGATCAGCAACCTGCATCAACGGTCGCAGACAAGTTGGGCCTTTCCGTGGCCAGCGTTTACCAAGCGAAGTCGCGAGTGCTTCGCCGACTTCGCAAACGGATGGCGGAGCTGCCGGAATAG
- a CDS encoding DUF4870 domain-containing protein: MQYEQDPNANTWAMILHFSQFAGYVIPIAGFLAPIVIWQLKKDEIPSLDAHGRNVTNWLITEFLFSVLCTILIVVGIGFLGFLVLAVLSVVFPIIGGIKANQGEVWKYPLTIRFV, translated from the coding sequence ATGCAATACGAACAAGACCCCAACGCGAACACCTGGGCGATGATCTTGCATTTCTCGCAATTCGCGGGATACGTCATCCCAATTGCAGGATTCCTCGCCCCGATCGTGATCTGGCAACTCAAGAAAGACGAAATCCCATCCCTGGACGCGCACGGACGCAACGTCACAAACTGGCTAATAACCGAATTCCTCTTCAGCGTCCTATGCACGATTCTAATCGTGGTTGGAATTGGGTTCCTAGGCTTCCTGGTACTCGCTGTCTTAAGTGTCGTCTTCCCTATCATCGGTGGCATCAAAGCCAACCAAGGTGAAGTCTGGAAATACCCACTGACAATTCGCTTCGTCTAA
- a CDS encoding DUF7133 domain-containing protein: MNFMRIRFLASLVLLLSFVSATRADQPKENDYYTITTFETPEGEVIEACGFEWMEDGRLAVCSRRGDIFMIENPLAEKVTADQFSVFARGLHEPLSLTEQDGWLIATQRPEITRLKDTDGDGAADVFQTHADGWGVSGDYHEYAFGSKLDANGDMLITLCLTGSFSSKVPFRGWAMKVTSDGQTIPYSSGVRSPGGMGTDSNGNVFYTDNQGPWNGTCGLKVLREGKFMGHPGGWDWYDDAPNMGKRPQEPESGSRILTEAAKIPELVPTVVMFPYNKMGKSASGIVCDQSGGKFGPFENQLFVSDQSQSTVMRVDLEEVDGVWQGVCFPFRRGFASGNVGMEMAPNGSMFVGGTNRGWGSTGPRPFAVERMDWTGKVPFEIKHMKSTADGFDLEFTQPVDAATATDLAGYEIETYTYEYRSQYGSPEVDPTKPTITSATVLEDGMHVRLVIDGLQLGHVHELHSNGVRNQDGNPLLHPQAYYTLNKINEAN, from the coding sequence ATGAACTTCATGCGAATTCGATTTTTGGCCAGCTTGGTTTTGCTGTTGAGCTTTGTCTCAGCGACCCGGGCGGATCAACCGAAGGAAAACGATTACTACACGATCACGACCTTCGAAACTCCGGAGGGCGAGGTCATCGAAGCGTGCGGCTTTGAATGGATGGAAGACGGTCGATTGGCGGTGTGTTCGCGCCGTGGCGACATCTTCATGATCGAGAATCCACTCGCTGAAAAAGTGACCGCGGATCAGTTCAGCGTGTTCGCTCGCGGGCTGCATGAACCACTCAGCTTGACCGAACAAGACGGTTGGTTGATCGCGACGCAGCGTCCTGAAATCACACGTTTGAAGGACACCGATGGCGATGGTGCGGCGGACGTTTTTCAGACGCATGCCGACGGATGGGGCGTGTCGGGTGACTACCACGAATACGCGTTTGGATCGAAACTCGATGCCAACGGTGACATGCTGATCACGTTGTGTTTGACCGGGTCGTTCAGCAGCAAAGTTCCGTTTCGGGGTTGGGCGATGAAGGTCACTTCGGACGGCCAAACCATTCCGTATTCCAGCGGCGTGCGCTCGCCCGGTGGGATGGGGACCGATTCGAACGGCAATGTTTTCTACACCGACAACCAAGGCCCTTGGAACGGAACGTGTGGTCTAAAAGTGCTGCGGGAAGGCAAGTTCATGGGCCATCCCGGTGGTTGGGATTGGTATGACGATGCACCGAACATGGGCAAGCGTCCTCAAGAGCCTGAAAGCGGCAGTCGCATTTTGACCGAAGCGGCCAAGATCCCAGAACTGGTCCCGACGGTGGTCATGTTCCCGTACAACAAAATGGGAAAGAGTGCGTCGGGCATCGTTTGCGATCAGTCAGGCGGCAAATTCGGTCCGTTCGAAAACCAATTGTTCGTGAGCGATCAGTCGCAGAGCACGGTCATGCGAGTCGACCTGGAAGAAGTCGATGGCGTCTGGCAGGGCGTTTGTTTTCCTTTCCGACGAGGGTTTGCCTCAGGAAATGTCGGGATGGAGATGGCTCCCAACGGATCGATGTTTGTTGGCGGGACCAACCGTGGTTGGGGATCAACCGGGCCGCGACCATTCGCGGTCGAACGGATGGATTGGACTGGGAAAGTCCCGTTTGAAATCAAACACATGAAGTCAACGGCAGATGGTTTCGATCTGGAATTCACTCAGCCTGTTGATGCGGCAACGGCGACCGATTTGGCTGGCTATGAGATCGAGACTTACACGTATGAGTACCGTTCGCAGTACGGCAGTCCAGAGGTGGATCCGACCAAACCCACGATCACATCGGCAACTGTTTTGGAGGACGGAATGCACGTGCGATTGGTGATCGACGGATTGCAACTCGGTCATGTTCACGAGCTTCATTCCAATGGAGTCCGCAACCAAGACGGCAACCCGCTCTTGCACCCTCAGGCGTACTACACCCTGAATAAGATCAACGAGGCCAACTGA
- a CDS encoding neutral/alkaline non-lysosomal ceramidase N-terminal domain-containing protein: protein MARSLDVSARLISFFGVWLIGCLILFGSWGAIANAEESEAKHPEAGSTAIPDLLIGSAQQDITPPTGFPMSGYFHERLATETSDPLFAKAMVIEQGDTTVVWVVCDLVGVTRDLYEVVSRKSESLHGIPAENHILSATHSHTAPDYKAHLVRHLRGELETDESESQDSPYATKLVDGIVGAIGEAISNKRSSKIVAGNATQTVPVSFNRRSVMKDGSIRTWQGESNSDRLHAAGPIDDQLGLVAVVDSKSGRPFTICSSYALHLDTVGGTRWSADYPALMQRAVAENFGEDVLSIFGAGTCGDINHSDPSRKERNSCEFIGHALGETLVEEVRSMLSKSIETSSEPSPQLKYRHAVVPLPLQTLTKQKIARAKALVPRAREGEKIDFEDLVAANRDVQLDRLRNDPSWIDDDDPANVSPMIAWQGIGDRLPVEVSTITLGDELAMVFLPGEVFVDLGLAIKRHSPFKTTLVIELSNCVETAYLPTHAAYAQGSYEVINSRTKPGSGEKLVAAALSLLRSAAADDAPAKYETLSELTAR, encoded by the coding sequence ATGGCTCGTTCCTTGGATGTTTCCGCTCGCCTGATCAGTTTCTTCGGCGTCTGGCTGATTGGCTGCCTGATTTTGTTTGGCTCTTGGGGGGCAATCGCGAACGCGGAGGAGAGCGAGGCGAAGCATCCGGAGGCAGGATCGACTGCTATCCCGGATTTATTGATTGGTAGCGCCCAACAAGACATCACTCCGCCAACGGGATTTCCGATGTCGGGTTACTTTCACGAGCGGTTGGCGACCGAAACAAGTGATCCGCTCTTTGCAAAAGCGATGGTGATAGAGCAGGGCGACACAACCGTGGTTTGGGTGGTGTGCGATTTGGTTGGGGTCACTCGCGACTTGTACGAAGTGGTGTCGCGAAAATCGGAATCTTTGCATGGGATCCCAGCCGAAAACCACATTTTGTCGGCGACGCATTCTCACACCGCCCCCGATTACAAAGCTCATTTGGTTCGACATCTTCGCGGAGAACTGGAAACCGACGAAAGTGAGAGCCAGGATTCTCCGTACGCAACGAAGTTGGTTGACGGAATCGTCGGAGCAATCGGTGAAGCGATCTCGAACAAACGTTCCTCGAAAATCGTGGCCGGCAATGCAACCCAGACGGTGCCGGTTTCATTCAATCGACGATCGGTCATGAAAGATGGCAGCATTCGGACTTGGCAAGGTGAGTCCAATTCAGATCGACTTCACGCGGCTGGTCCGATCGATGATCAATTGGGCTTGGTTGCAGTGGTCGATTCAAAAAGTGGTCGACCGTTCACGATTTGCAGCAGCTATGCACTGCATTTGGACACTGTCGGGGGGACTCGATGGAGTGCCGATTATCCCGCTTTGATGCAGCGAGCTGTGGCTGAAAATTTCGGCGAGGATGTGCTGTCGATCTTTGGCGCCGGCACTTGTGGCGACATCAACCACTCCGACCCGTCTCGCAAAGAACGCAATTCGTGCGAATTCATCGGGCATGCGTTGGGAGAAACTTTGGTGGAAGAGGTCCGCTCGATGTTGTCGAAATCAATAGAGACATCGTCGGAACCATCACCGCAACTAAAATATCGCCATGCTGTGGTGCCGTTGCCGCTGCAGACATTGACGAAACAGAAGATCGCTCGAGCCAAGGCTTTGGTTCCTCGTGCGCGCGAGGGCGAAAAGATTGATTTCGAAGATCTCGTGGCTGCGAATCGTGACGTTCAATTGGATCGGCTTCGAAACGACCCCTCGTGGATTGATGACGACGATCCTGCGAATGTTTCACCGATGATCGCATGGCAGGGGATCGGTGATCGTTTGCCCGTCGAAGTTTCCACGATCACGTTGGGCGATGAGTTGGCGATGGTTTTCCTGCCCGGGGAGGTCTTTGTTGACTTGGGTTTGGCGATCAAACGACACTCACCATTCAAAACGACGCTGGTGATTGAATTGTCCAACTGTGTCGAAACCGCTTATCTGCCGACGCACGCAGCGTATGCGCAAGGCAGTTACGAGGTCATCAATTCCCGAACGAAACCCGGATCGGGTGAGAAGTTGGTTGCCGCAGCACTCTCTTTGTTGCGAAGTGCGGCTGCCGACGATGCTCCTGCAAAATACGAAACACTTTCTGAACTGACTGCCCGATGA
- a CDS encoding family 16 glycoside hydrolase: MRMHLPVPNFLAGLFVVFWCVAGVAFVSAQEPAADDPDLELQGEYVAEETGVQVIAIGDGEFDVVIYEGGLPGAGAKPSPRKIEADEDVLLGLFDSMNLRRVERVSSTMGRTAPAKATVLFDGTKDSAEANWENGRVSPEGWLMQGTTSKPKFQDFTLHLEFRTPFMPKATGQKRGNSGVYHQGRYETQVLDSFGLEGLDNECGAIYTVSAPAVNVCYPPMQWQTYDVDFTAARFDDAGKKVTDARMTVRLNGVIVQNNVVVPNATRGAKLKEGPEPGPIYLQDHGNQVRYRNIWVLPRDAEREAKRPIVSGFERFAGTNALSLADAGDVLIDNLACGSCHAAGTSMLPSQSGPDLSQVFGRVRADAIVDMIADPHATKRGTTMPDPWPGMEAAERRERAKEIASYLHSINDQPLEDRIVSDKLADRGEKLYQKVGCAACHSADPASPSPMSVPLGKPHRKYTLPSLTKFLKTCNQLRPGLRMPAMVGTDEEIMAVAAYLTREVTVGETADAFTRTVYHGSWDQLPTFDSLEPVSEDRVSGLKFDDLKRRNNFAIVYETDLHVNSDTKLTFYLASDDGSALEIDGHRLENDGIHPHKTVEAEYELKAGVYPVRVEYFDGGGQTSLSLEVESDSFARDDIAYWVSNTVGGKPLDLLPSEFVADSSLIEKGRQQFYSAGCANCHSVGEDKASELQLVQAPALDQASEGKGCLADEVSAPAVNFALGASQTSAIESALKRRRSGQRPKVTDARRVHMTMVGLNCYACHQRDGVGGPELSRDESFVSTVPEMGLEGRLPPQLTGVGDKLTPQTITDVLNHGANLRSYMGTRMPAFAYEPLRDWHAAVGRLDMDSTVEEADTTASESTIVSNGRELCGNDGLACIKCHSFGGDTGGGLGAIDLLTMPKRLRYEWFQRYLQNPTLYRPGTRMPNSFVDGKSAITTIEDGDPVNQTDAIWKYLSLGDKAKEPVGLKQDAIVLQPTEQALRIYRNFFTGVSARGIGIAFPNKTNLIWDAEQMTLARVWRNGFFDASMHWRGRGQGRQEPLGDAVAILEGQSTLAQLPSIAAVWPEKSARARDFRFGGYQLSGGETITIGFAQGDLKVEDTISSQTPAGEKPSARLSRTLTISVPAANGSEQWVWQPTDQPMELVEESKGAQVFRVSNQTSLQIQGIRLEKVTVDGKAIWRAALPAGEASTIQQTIAW, translated from the coding sequence ATGCGAATGCATCTGCCGGTGCCGAATTTTCTGGCCGGACTGTTTGTTGTTTTTTGGTGCGTTGCGGGAGTGGCTTTCGTCTCGGCACAAGAACCCGCTGCCGATGATCCTGATCTGGAACTGCAAGGCGAGTACGTCGCGGAAGAAACTGGCGTCCAAGTCATCGCAATCGGGGACGGCGAGTTTGACGTTGTGATCTACGAAGGCGGCTTGCCTGGAGCTGGTGCAAAACCTTCGCCTCGAAAAATTGAGGCGGATGAAGATGTGCTTTTGGGTCTGTTCGATTCGATGAATCTGCGACGGGTCGAACGCGTCAGCAGCACGATGGGCCGGACCGCTCCCGCGAAAGCCACGGTGCTGTTCGATGGGACCAAAGATTCGGCGGAAGCGAACTGGGAAAACGGTCGCGTCAGTCCCGAAGGTTGGTTAATGCAGGGGACAACGAGCAAGCCGAAATTCCAAGACTTCACCCTGCACCTGGAGTTTCGGACGCCGTTCATGCCCAAGGCAACGGGCCAAAAGCGTGGCAACAGCGGTGTTTATCACCAAGGCCGCTACGAAACTCAGGTGTTGGATTCGTTTGGATTGGAAGGGCTCGATAACGAATGCGGTGCGATTTACACCGTCAGTGCTCCCGCGGTCAACGTTTGCTATCCGCCAATGCAGTGGCAGACCTACGATGTCGATTTCACGGCGGCGCGATTCGATGACGCAGGGAAGAAGGTCACTGATGCTCGAATGACCGTTCGTTTGAACGGAGTCATTGTTCAGAACAATGTTGTTGTGCCGAATGCGACTCGGGGCGCGAAATTGAAAGAGGGGCCCGAGCCGGGACCCATCTATTTGCAAGATCACGGGAACCAGGTTCGATACCGAAACATTTGGGTTTTGCCACGAGACGCGGAACGCGAAGCCAAACGTCCAATCGTTTCGGGCTTCGAACGTTTTGCTGGCACCAATGCATTGTCGTTGGCTGATGCGGGTGATGTGTTGATTGACAATTTGGCCTGCGGGTCTTGCCACGCAGCAGGAACATCGATGTTGCCTTCGCAGAGCGGTCCCGATTTGTCGCAGGTGTTCGGGCGAGTTCGCGCTGACGCCATCGTTGACATGATCGCAGATCCTCATGCCACCAAACGTGGCACAACAATGCCCGACCCATGGCCAGGAATGGAGGCGGCCGAACGACGGGAACGCGCGAAAGAAATCGCGAGCTATCTGCATTCGATCAACGATCAACCACTTGAAGATCGAATCGTCAGTGACAAGCTCGCTGATCGCGGCGAAAAGCTTTATCAAAAAGTGGGGTGTGCAGCCTGTCACTCGGCCGATCCCGCCAGTCCCAGTCCGATGTCGGTTCCGCTGGGCAAGCCACATCGGAAATACACGTTGCCGTCTCTGACGAAGTTCTTGAAAACGTGCAACCAACTTCGTCCGGGCTTGCGAATGCCAGCGATGGTCGGCACCGACGAAGAGATCATGGCGGTCGCGGCTTACCTGACTCGTGAGGTCACTGTGGGCGAAACCGCGGATGCATTCACTCGAACGGTTTACCACGGTTCATGGGATCAACTGCCAACGTTTGATTCGTTGGAACCAGTCTCCGAAGATCGAGTCAGCGGTCTGAAGTTCGATGACCTGAAACGAAGAAACAATTTCGCGATCGTTTACGAAACCGATTTGCATGTGAACTCGGACACCAAGTTGACTTTCTACTTGGCCAGCGACGACGGCAGTGCGCTCGAAATCGACGGCCATCGATTGGAGAACGATGGGATTCATCCTCACAAAACGGTCGAAGCCGAATACGAGTTGAAGGCTGGAGTCTATCCAGTTCGCGTGGAGTACTTTGATGGTGGAGGACAAACTTCGCTGAGCTTGGAAGTGGAAAGCGATTCCTTTGCTCGCGATGACATTGCCTATTGGGTCAGCAACACCGTCGGTGGAAAGCCGCTGGATTTGTTGCCAAGCGAATTTGTGGCGGACTCTTCTTTGATCGAAAAAGGAAGGCAGCAGTTCTATTCCGCCGGATGTGCCAATTGTCACTCGGTGGGTGAAGATAAGGCTTCCGAATTGCAATTGGTTCAAGCACCCGCGTTGGATCAGGCGAGCGAAGGGAAGGGCTGCTTGGCGGATGAAGTTTCGGCACCTGCAGTCAACTTTGCGTTGGGAGCTTCGCAGACGTCTGCGATTGAATCGGCACTGAAACGCCGACGCTCGGGACAACGCCCCAAGGTGACTGACGCTCGGCGTGTTCACATGACGATGGTGGGACTGAATTGTTATGCCTGTCACCAACGCGATGGTGTCGGCGGACCCGAGTTGTCGCGTGATGAGTCGTTTGTGTCGACGGTTCCCGAGATGGGATTGGAAGGCCGTTTGCCCCCGCAATTAACGGGTGTTGGGGACAAACTAACTCCGCAAACAATCACCGATGTCTTGAATCACGGTGCCAACCTTCGCAGCTACATGGGCACGCGAATGCCGGCGTTTGCATACGAGCCACTGCGAGACTGGCATGCTGCGGTGGGACGTTTGGACATGGACTCGACGGTTGAAGAAGCGGACACCACCGCCAGTGAATCGACGATCGTTTCCAACGGTCGCGAGCTTTGTGGGAATGACGGATTGGCGTGCATCAAGTGTCATAGTTTCGGTGGAGACACCGGGGGTGGATTGGGAGCGATTGATCTTTTGACGATGCCCAAACGACTTCGATACGAATGGTTCCAACGCTATTTGCAAAACCCGACGCTGTATCGACCTGGCACTCGGATGCCGAACAGTTTTGTGGATGGCAAGTCCGCGATCACCACAATTGAAGACGGGGACCCGGTCAACCAAACCGACGCGATTTGGAAGTATCTGTCGCTTGGCGACAAAGCCAAAGAACCTGTGGGGCTGAAGCAGGATGCGATTGTTTTGCAGCCGACCGAGCAAGCACTGCGGATCTATCGCAACTTCTTTACCGGGGTCAGTGCACGCGGAATCGGGATCGCCTTCCCAAACAAAACCAACCTGATTTGGGATGCCGAGCAAATGACGTTGGCTCGGGTTTGGAGGAATGGCTTCTTCGATGCATCGATGCACTGGCGTGGCCGAGGGCAAGGTCGCCAGGAACCTCTTGGGGATGCGGTCGCGATTCTGGAGGGGCAGTCAACGTTGGCGCAGCTTCCAAGCATCGCTGCAGTTTGGCCGGAGAAGTCGGCGAGGGCTCGTGACTTCCGTTTTGGCGGGTATCAATTGAGTGGCGGCGAAACCATCACCATTGGGTTTGCTCAAGGTGATTTGAAAGTGGAGGACACGATTTCATCGCAAACGCCGGCTGGTGAGAAACCATCGGCTCGACTGAGTCGAACGTTGACGATTTCGGTTCCTGCTGCGAATGGTAGCGAGCAGTGGGTATGGCAACCGACCGACCAGCCCATGGAACTCGTGGAAGAATCGAAAGGCGCGCAAGTTTTCCGAGTCAGCAACCAAACGAGTTTGCAGATTCAAGGCATACGGCTTGAGAAAGTAACGGTGGATGGCAAAGCGATTTGGCGTGCTGCTTTGCCGGCCGGGGAAGCATCGACGATCCAGCAGACAATTGCTTGGTGA